A window of Leptospira brenneri contains these coding sequences:
- a CDS encoding DUF1566 domain-containing protein, whose product MSFFCQRSKFNNLCDPKSDDYLESLLVRYINFDETSHCGLVLEVLAPTFLTCPPLIPQVNGNFFSESFATDGNRLSFSANPPLPEGISFSPFSNAVQGTYFGWKANRQIYTITASNPKGSASCTYQPAWMGKPPTKTNQTTCYDGANNPAICSSLPGQDGNLQKGIPQSFVGPTLVAGVEITTDLNTGLIWTSCQRGKTGIGCSTMGTVYFQYAPAQTECASLNSGSGFANRTDWRIPEIDESISIFDYSVASPSINQTFFPATESHNFKTNTISTLGSRTFNAAFIEGTIGTGDFTDSHYLRCVSNSVPTKNKRLVNNGDGTILDLDTSLVWQRCNAGQTNLTTCSGGTNLLTDWNGAISYCQSLNLAGKTWRLPNARELRSLLDFFLTYGSPGFDSLYFPNTASADYWTSTTRFSVPSEAYLVNFGSSSGGPDTKANATTNLTRCVADF is encoded by the coding sequence ATGTCATTTTTTTGCCAAAGGTCAAAATTCAATAACCTTTGTGATCCCAAGTCAGATGATTACCTAGAAAGCCTCCTTGTCCGTTACATCAATTTTGATGAAACCTCACATTGTGGACTGGTTTTGGAGGTTCTTGCTCCTACTTTCCTTACCTGTCCTCCTCTTATCCCCCAAGTGAATGGAAATTTCTTCTCTGAAAGTTTTGCCACTGACGGGAACCGTTTGAGTTTTTCGGCAAATCCACCACTTCCCGAAGGAATCTCATTTTCTCCATTTTCAAACGCAGTCCAGGGAACTTATTTCGGATGGAAAGCCAATCGACAGATTTACACCATCACCGCGAGTAATCCCAAAGGTTCAGCAAGTTGTACCTACCAACCTGCTTGGATGGGAAAACCTCCCACGAAAACCAACCAAACTACTTGTTATGATGGAGCGAACAACCCAGCCATTTGTTCAAGCCTTCCAGGACAAGATGGCAACCTTCAGAAAGGAATTCCTCAAAGTTTTGTGGGCCCAACCCTTGTTGCTGGTGTGGAAATCACAACAGATCTAAACACTGGCCTTATTTGGACCAGTTGCCAAAGGGGGAAAACAGGAATTGGATGTTCTACAATGGGAACCGTCTACTTTCAGTATGCGCCTGCGCAAACCGAGTGTGCTAGTCTCAATTCTGGATCCGGATTTGCAAATCGTACCGATTGGAGAATTCCTGAAATAGATGAGTCCATTAGTATTTTCGATTATTCGGTTGCTAGCCCATCCATTAATCAGACTTTTTTTCCAGCGACAGAAAGCCACAATTTTAAAACAAATACGATAAGTACTCTTGGGTCACGTACGTTTAATGCAGCTTTCATTGAAGGAACGATAGGCACAGGAGATTTTACTGACTCCCACTATCTACGTTGTGTTTCGAATTCAGTTCCTACTAAAAACAAACGATTAGTAAACAATGGAGATGGAACCATACTTGATTTGGATACCTCACTTGTTTGGCAAAGATGCAATGCTGGACAAACAAATCTGACTACATGTTCTGGAGGGACAAACCTTCTCACTGATTGGAATGGAGCGATTAGTTATTGCCAAAGTTTAAACCTAGCAGGAAAAACCTGGCGTCTTCCGAATGCTCGAGAATTAAGAAGTTTACTAGATTTTTTCCTCACTTACGGAAGTCCCGGTTTTGATTCCCTTTACTTTCCCAACACTGCCTCCGCAGACTATTGGACATCCACTACAAGATTCTCCGTTCCCTCAGAAGCCTATTTAGTAAATTTTGGAAGTTCGAGTGGAGGACCCGACACCAAAGCAAACGCTACAACTAATTTGACACGTTGTGTTGCCGACTTTTAA